In the Enterobacter cloacae subsp. cloacae ATCC 13047 genome, CAGCCCGCGTGAAGTGGTCGCCCGCGTGAAAACCATTCTGCGTCGCTGTAAGCCGCAGCGCGAGCTTCAGGTGCTGGACGCCGAAAGCCCGCTGATTGTTGATGAGAGCCGCTTCCAGGCCAGCTGGCGCAGCAAGCTTCTCGATCTCACGCCTGCTGAGTTCCGCCTGCTGAAAACCCTTTCCCACGAGCCGGGGAAAGTGTTCTCTCGCGAGCAGCTGCTCAACCACCTGTATGACGATTACCGCGTGGTGACGGACCGCACCATCGACAGCCACATCAAAAACCTGCGCCGTAAGCTGGAGGCGCTCGACGCCGAACAGTCATTTATTCGCGCGGTGTATGGCGTGGGATACCGCTGGGAAGCGGATGCGTGCAGGATTGCATAGCTAAACGCCCCCTCACCCTAACCCTCTCCCCAAAGGGGTGAGGGGCAAAGCTTTACCTCCCTGCCCCGCAGCGCTACAATGCCCGCCCTTAAAGTGGGGGATCTCCCCTTACCGCTGCACCTGGTGCACGCGGATCTGACCTGTCATCAGAACGAGAATAAACATGTTTAAACCGGAACTCCTTTCCCCGGCGGGAACGCTGCAAAATATGCGTTACGCTTTCGCCTATGGTGCCGACGCCGTCTACGCGGGCCAGCCGCGCTACTCGCTGCGCGTGCGCAACAACGAATTCAACCACGAGAATCTGCAGCTCGGCATCAACGAAGCGCATGCCCTGGGCAAAAAATTCTACGTGGTGGTCAACATCGCGCCGCACAACGCCAAGCTGAAGACGTTCATCCGTGACCTGAAGCCGGTGGTGGATATGGGGCCGGACGCGCTGATCATGTCGGATCCGGGTTTAATCATGCTGGTTCGGGAGAACTTCCCGGAGATGGATATTCACCTCTCCGTGCAGGCTAACGCCGTGAACTGGGCGACGGTCAAATTCTGGAAACAGATGGGGCTGACCCGCGTCATTCTGTCGCGTGAACTTTCCCTCGACGAAATTGAAGAGATCCGCACCCAGGTGCCGGATATGGAAATCGAAATTTTCGTTCACGGTGCGCTGTGCATGGCCTACTCCGGGCGTTGCCTGCTCTCCGGTTACATCAACAAGCGCGACCCGAACCAGGGCACCTGCACCAACGCCTGCCGCTGGGAATATAATGTCCAGGAAGGCAAAGAGGACGATATCGGTAATATCGTCCACAAGCATGAGCCAATCCCGGTTACGAACGTTGAGCCTACGCTGGGCATCGGCGCACCAACCGACAGCGTGTTTATGATTGAAGAGGCCAAACGTCCGGGCGAGTACATGACCGCCTTTGAAGACGAGCATGGCACGTACATCATGAACTCAAAAGATCTGCGCGCCGTCGCCCACGTTGAACGCCTGACCCAGATGGGCGTGCACTCCCTGAAAATTGAGGGCCGCACCAAATCCTATTACTACTGCGCGCGTACCGCACAGGTGTACCGCAAAGCGATTGACGACGCGGCAGCCGGTAAACCGTTCGACACCAGCCTGCTGGAAACTCTGGAAGGTCTGGCGCACCGCGGCTATACCGAAGGTTTCCTGCGTCGTCATACCCATGACGACTACCAGAATTACGAGCATGGCTACTCCGTGTCCGAGCGTCAGCAGTTTGTCGGCGATTTTACCGGCGAGCGCAAAGGTGCGCTGGCCGCCGTGGCGGTGAAAAACAAGTTCACCAAAGGCGACAGCCTGGAGCTGATGACCCCGCAGGGCAACATGAACTTCACGCTGGAACACCTGGAGAACGGCAAAGGCGAAGCGATTGAGGTTGCGCCGGGCAATGGTCATACCGTCTGGCTGCCGGTACCGGAAGAGGTGGAGCTGGAGTTTGCCCTGCTGATGCGCAATTTCGACGGTGAAAGCACCCGAAATCCGCATAGTAAATAGTCAACCAGGGAAATTTTTTCGCGCCGGGAAAATTCTTAGAATCGGATCACATACCGCTTCGTTCAATACGGGTATTATCCCCAGCGCTGAAAAACATAACCCATAAATGCTAGCTGTACCAGGAACCACCTCCTTAGCCCGCGTAATCTCCCTTACGTGGGCTTATTTTTTTAATGCTCTGTTTTTCGCCATTCTGCTGCACTTGCATGGAACATCTCCTGAGGAAATAAAATTACACTTTTGATGCCTGTAGGCGATCGCATCACCTTGTTTCTGCAACAATCCATTTGAATCAAAAGAAGTCAGGCCTTACCATCAATAACCACTCAAACAGCAAGGGATTCTATATGTACACCTATAAGATGGTTCAGATTCCACCAAACATTTCTATCAAGGCAAAGGATAATAAAGATGGCATTGCAGCAGCGTATTTAGAGCAAGAAGTGAATTCCTGGGCTGCCGAAGGGTGGGAATTCCAGCGCGTTGATACAATCGGTATAGAAGAGCGGCCAGGGTGCTTTGGCGGAAATAAATCAACATTGACCCACTATTATGTCATTACTTTCAGAAAAGAAGTGACAGATGCTTAGATGGCTTAGCATACATTTCATACTCTTATACCGTAACCATGCCCCAATGAGTATCCGTAATCGC is a window encoding:
- the baeR gene encoding two-component system response regulator BaeR, translated to MTELPIDENTPRILIVEDEPKLGQLLIDYLRAASYAPSLISHGDQVLPYVRQTPPDLILLDLMLPGTDGLTLCREIRRFSDVPIVMVTAKIEEIDRLLGLEIGADDYICKPYSPREVVARVKTILRRCKPQRELQVLDAESPLIVDESRFQASWRSKLLDLTPAEFRLLKTLSHEPGKVFSREQLLNHLYDDYRVVTDRTIDSHIKNLRRKLEALDAEQSFIRAVYGVGYRWEADACRIA
- the yegQ gene encoding tRNA 5-hydroxyuridine modification protein YegQ produces the protein MFKPELLSPAGTLQNMRYAFAYGADAVYAGQPRYSLRVRNNEFNHENLQLGINEAHALGKKFYVVVNIAPHNAKLKTFIRDLKPVVDMGPDALIMSDPGLIMLVRENFPEMDIHLSVQANAVNWATVKFWKQMGLTRVILSRELSLDEIEEIRTQVPDMEIEIFVHGALCMAYSGRCLLSGYINKRDPNQGTCTNACRWEYNVQEGKEDDIGNIVHKHEPIPVTNVEPTLGIGAPTDSVFMIEEAKRPGEYMTAFEDEHGTYIMNSKDLRAVAHVERLTQMGVHSLKIEGRTKSYYYCARTAQVYRKAIDDAAAGKPFDTSLLETLEGLAHRGYTEGFLRRHTHDDYQNYEHGYSVSERQQFVGDFTGERKGALAAVAVKNKFTKGDSLELMTPQGNMNFTLEHLENGKGEAIEVAPGNGHTVWLPVPEEVELEFALLMRNFDGESTRNPHSK